In Vicinamibacteria bacterium, a genomic segment contains:
- the accB gene encoding acetyl-CoA carboxylase biotin carboxyl carrier protein, producing the protein MDLSDLKEILQILEDRQIAEFELEQDGMKLRVCKAARGNHAAPTGPGLPPASPPPFFVPGATAPPAPAAAPETAAPDSDGTIVKSPIVGTFFRAADPNAAAFVNVGDQVKVGQVLCIIEAMKLMNEIEAEITGEILRIHPENGQPVQYGDSLFTIRPTP; encoded by the coding sequence TTGGACCTCAGCGACCTCAAGGAAATCCTGCAGATCCTGGAGGACCGGCAGATCGCGGAGTTCGAGCTCGAGCAGGACGGGATGAAGCTCCGCGTGTGCAAGGCGGCGCGCGGGAATCACGCGGCACCGACGGGACCCGGGCTTCCCCCCGCTTCTCCCCCGCCCTTCTTCGTACCGGGCGCCACCGCTCCCCCGGCCCCCGCCGCCGCCCCGGAAACGGCGGCCCCCGATTCCGATGGGACCATCGTCAAGAGCCCGATCGTGGGCACGTTCTTCCGGGCTGCCGACCCCAACGCGGCGGCCTTCGTGAACGTGGGGGACCAAGTGAAGGTAGGGCAGGTGCTCTGCATCATCGAAGCCATGAAGCTAATGAATGAGATCGAGGCGGAGATCACGGGAGAGATCCTGCGCATCCATCCCGAGAACGGCCAGCCCGTCCAATACGGCGACTCGTTGTTCACGATCCGTCCCACCCCCTAG
- a CDS encoding roadblock/LC7 domain-containing protein translates to MAAAFANVLRGVAERVPETQVLMIMGTDGIPIERLTVRPDPNLDAVAAEYTTLLRASVSTASDTGLGELRELTVVTEKMIALLVGITRDYFLFAALSPGALTGRARFVLRLASLSLESEFQ, encoded by the coding sequence GTGGCGGCTGCTTTCGCAAACGTCTTGAGAGGGGTCGCGGAGCGGGTGCCGGAGACCCAGGTCCTAATGATCATGGGCACCGACGGCATCCCCATCGAGCGCCTGACCGTGCGGCCCGACCCCAACCTGGATGCGGTGGCCGCGGAGTACACCACGCTTCTGCGCGCCAGCGTCTCCACCGCCAGCGACACCGGCCTGGGCGAGCTGCGGGAGCTCACGGTGGTGACGGAGAAGATGATCGCCCTCCTCGTAGGGATCACCCGCGACTACTTCCTCTTCGCCGCCCTTTCCCCGGGCGCCCTCACCGGGCGCGCCCGTTTCGTCCTCCGCTTGGCCAGCCTCAGCCTCGAAAGCGAGTTCCAGTAA